A DNA window from Thermus tengchongensis contains the following coding sequences:
- the dxs gene encoding 1-deoxy-D-xylulose-5-phosphate synthase, with translation MVLEKVNSPEDLKRLSLEELLQLAEEIRSEIIRVTAQNGGHLASSLGAVELILALHRVFDSPKDRILFDVGHQAYAHKLVTGRKDRFHTLRQEGGLSGFTKVSESEHDAITAGHASTSLAHALGMVLARDLKGEDYHVVAVIGDGALTGGMALAALNKIGELGKKMLIILNDNEMSISENVGALNKYFKELQIRKWVQDAEKLGRQILEHISPRLFGLVDRAKEAAKLILHQENPFYAWGIRYVGPVDGHDLKGLIHILEHLKELDGPTLLHVVTKKGKGYKVAEADPIYWHGPPGFNPEKPEKVSKGYSWSQAFGDAVTELAYLEPRLFVLTPAMREGSGLVRYSLEHPERYLDVGICEDVAVTTAAGMALRGLKPIVAIYSTFLQRAYDQVIHDVAIENLPVVFAIDRAGVVGADGATHHGVFDIAYLRTIPNLQIAAPKDALELRAMLKKALEVGGPVAIRYPRDNVERAPEGAWPEIEWGRWEVLKEGTEAYILAFGKTLKYALEAAADDPRVGVVNARFLKPLDKETLRALARYKLLTVEDHQRMGGFGSAVLEALNEMGLKPEVRILALPDRFFEHGTIPSLHRQAGIDAEGIRKALQEMGVHPAYERA, from the coding sequence ATGGTGCTGGAAAAAGTGAATAGCCCCGAGGACCTGAAGCGCCTGAGCCTGGAGGAGCTCCTCCAGCTGGCGGAGGAGATCCGCAGCGAGATCATCCGGGTGACGGCGCAAAACGGCGGCCACCTGGCGAGCTCCCTGGGGGCGGTGGAGCTCATCCTGGCCCTCCATCGGGTTTTCGATTCCCCCAAGGACCGCATTCTCTTCGACGTGGGCCACCAGGCTTACGCCCACAAGCTGGTCACCGGGCGCAAGGACCGCTTCCACACCCTAAGGCAGGAAGGGGGGCTTTCCGGCTTCACCAAGGTTTCCGAGTCGGAGCACGACGCCATCACCGCCGGGCACGCCAGCACCTCCTTGGCCCACGCCTTGGGCATGGTCCTCGCCCGGGACCTGAAGGGGGAGGACTACCACGTGGTGGCGGTCATAGGGGATGGCGCCCTCACCGGGGGAATGGCCCTGGCCGCCCTCAACAAGATCGGGGAGCTGGGCAAAAAGATGCTCATCATCCTCAACGACAACGAGATGAGCATCTCGGAGAACGTGGGGGCCCTCAACAAGTACTTCAAGGAGCTGCAAATCAGGAAATGGGTCCAGGACGCCGAGAAGCTGGGCCGGCAGATCCTGGAGCACATCTCCCCCAGGCTCTTCGGCCTGGTGGACCGGGCCAAGGAGGCGGCCAAGCTCATCCTCCACCAGGAGAATCCTTTCTACGCCTGGGGCATCCGCTACGTGGGCCCCGTGGACGGGCACGACCTCAAGGGGCTCATCCACATCCTGGAGCACCTCAAGGAGCTGGACGGCCCCACCCTGCTCCACGTGGTCACCAAGAAGGGAAAGGGCTACAAGGTGGCCGAGGCCGACCCCATCTACTGGCACGGCCCCCCCGGCTTCAACCCGGAGAAGCCGGAGAAGGTTTCCAAGGGGTACTCCTGGAGCCAGGCCTTTGGGGATGCGGTGACGGAGTTGGCCTATCTGGAACCCCGCCTCTTCGTCCTCACCCCAGCCATGCGGGAGGGCTCGGGGCTGGTGCGCTACTCCCTGGAGCACCCGGAGCGCTACCTGGACGTGGGCATCTGCGAGGACGTGGCGGTGACCACGGCGGCAGGGATGGCCCTAAGAGGCCTTAAGCCCATCGTGGCCATCTACTCCACCTTCCTGCAACGGGCCTACGACCAGGTGATCCACGACGTGGCCATCGAGAACCTGCCCGTGGTCTTCGCCATCGACCGGGCCGGGGTGGTGGGGGCGGACGGCGCCACCCACCACGGGGTCTTTGACATCGCCTACCTGCGCACCATCCCCAACCTGCAGATCGCCGCCCCCAAGGACGCCTTGGAGCTTAGGGCCATGCTCAAGAAGGCCCTGGAGGTGGGAGGGCCCGTGGCCATCCGCTACCCCCGGGACAACGTGGAACGGGCCCCGGAGGGCGCCTGGCCCGAGATCGAGTGGGGCCGCTGGGAGGTCCTGAAGGAGGGCACCGAGGCCTACATCCTGGCCTTCGGAAAGACCTTGAAGTACGCCCTCGAGGCCGCCGCGGACGACCCCCGGGTGGGCGTGGTGAACGCCCGCTTCCTCAAGCCCCTGGACAAGGAGACCCTCCGGGCCCTCGCCCGCTACAAGCTCCTCACCGTGGAGGACCACCAGCGGATGGGGGGCTTCGGGAGCGCGGTCCTGGAAGCGCTGAACGAAATGGGCCTGAAGCCGGAGGTGCGGATCCTGGCCCTCCCCGACCGCTTCTTTGAGCACGGGACCATCCCTAGCCTCCACCGCCAAGCGGGGATCGACGCGGAGGGCATCCGGAAGGCCCTCCAGGAGATGGGCGTCCATCCCGCCTATGAGCGGGCCTGA
- the ndk gene encoding nucleoside-diphosphate kinase, with protein sequence MERTFVMVKPDGVRRGLVGEILARFERKGFRLVGLKLMQISRELAEQHYAEHREKPFFPGLVDFITSGPVVAMVLEGPGAVAEVRKMMGATHPKDALPGTIRGDFATTIDENVIHGSASLEDASREIGLFFRPEELL encoded by the coding sequence ATGGAGCGCACCTTCGTGATGGTGAAACCCGATGGCGTAAGGCGGGGCCTGGTGGGGGAGATCCTGGCCCGCTTTGAGCGGAAGGGCTTCCGCCTGGTGGGCCTAAAGCTTATGCAAATCTCCCGGGAGCTGGCCGAACAGCATTACGCCGAGCACCGGGAGAAGCCCTTCTTCCCCGGCCTAGTGGACTTCATCACCTCGGGTCCGGTGGTGGCCATGGTCCTGGAGGGGCCGGGCGCGGTGGCCGAGGTGCGGAAGATGATGGGGGCCACCCACCCCAAGGATGCCCTTCCCGGTACCATCCGCGGGGACTTCGCCACCACCATTGACGAGAACGTGATCCACGGCTCGGCGAGCCTCGAGGACGCAAGCCGGGAGATCGGCCTTTTCTTCCGACCCGAGGAACTCCTCTAG
- a CDS encoding universal stress protein: MRLLAAVDLGEEFQDVVETARFLQGALGMPAELLHVVPTSYLEALARRFPELAPSLEATLGSVEGKVWEALAETGLKGQVFRGFPAQVVAGEALKSRLVLVGQRGVGALEVLARGGLARYLLHRGEVPVLLLPRAMKAVRRIAVGLDDSSASLSAFRVAEAWGRAMGAEVLGLHLVSGEGGCCFPTYLDPRGLALAEVLERARGHLEALLKATGVVEVSKGEDELDLLRLAEARGADLLVLGSKARSTWRHRLGRMVEALLTQSHLPLLVVPEAAVW, from the coding sequence ATGCGCCTTTTGGCCGCGGTGGACCTGGGGGAGGAGTTTCAGGACGTGGTGGAAACGGCCCGCTTCCTCCAAGGGGCCTTGGGGATGCCGGCGGAGCTCCTCCACGTGGTCCCCACCTCGTACCTGGAGGCCCTGGCCCGGCGCTTCCCGGAACTGGCCCCCAGCCTGGAGGCCACCTTGGGCTCGGTGGAGGGAAAGGTGTGGGAGGCGTTGGCGGAAACAGGCCTGAAGGGCCAGGTGTTCCGGGGCTTTCCCGCCCAGGTGGTGGCGGGGGAGGCCTTGAAGAGCCGGTTGGTCCTCGTGGGCCAGCGGGGGGTGGGGGCCCTCGAGGTCCTGGCCCGGGGAGGGCTGGCCCGCTACCTCCTCCACCGGGGGGAGGTTCCGGTTTTGCTGCTCCCCAGGGCCATGAAGGCGGTGCGGCGCATCGCCGTGGGCTTGGACGATAGCTCGGCAAGCCTGAGCGCCTTCCGGGTGGCCGAGGCCTGGGGGAGGGCCATGGGGGCTGAGGTGTTGGGCCTGCACCTGGTGAGCGGGGAAGGAGGGTGCTGCTTCCCCACCTACCTGGACCCCAGGGGCCTCGCCCTCGCTGAGGTGCTGGAGCGGGCCAGGGGCCACCTCGAGGCCCTCCTGAAGGCCACCGGGGTGGTGGAGGTGAGCAAGGGAGAGGACGAGCTGGACCTCCTGCGCCTGGCGGAGGCCCGCGGGGCCGACCTCCTGGTCCTGGGCTCCAAGGCCAGGAGCACCTGGCGCCACCGCCTGGGCCGGATGGTGGAGGCGCTCTTGACCCAAAGCCACCTCCCCCTCCTAGTGGTCCCCGAGGCCGCGGTCTGGTAA
- a CDS encoding NifB/NifX family molybdenum-iron cluster-binding protein, whose translation MRIAVALSKNDEGKVYPGPFGHAPRFAIYEVEGEGFRLVEVRENPYAAMEGGDKHERMRELLKDVDLRVGARFGHGGSMGAFPMAERLEVGPVSVAEALERVRGR comes from the coding sequence ATGAGGATCGCCGTGGCCCTGTCCAAGAACGACGAGGGAAAGGTCTACCCCGGCCCCTTCGGCCACGCCCCCCGCTTCGCCATCTATGAGGTGGAGGGGGAGGGCTTCCGCCTGGTGGAGGTGCGGGAGAACCCTTATGCGGCCATGGAAGGAGGCGACAAGCACGAGCGCATGCGGGAGCTCCTCAAGGATGTGGACCTGCGGGTGGGGGCCCGCTTCGGCCACGGAGGCTCCATGGGGGCCTTTCCCATGGCGGAGCGCCTCGAGGTGGGCCCGGTGAGCGTGGCCGAAGCCCTGGAGCGGGTCAGGGGGCGCTGA
- a CDS encoding MFS transporter — MHHRPGWFLSLSAYWFATSLKWFLVLLVILPAKVAEVSPPEEKATRLGFLFGLGAVMAILGPPLMGYLSDRLGQRRPFLLFGSLLTALALLLLVHAPTYGLLLLAYLLLQVADDLATGPYSALIPDLVPRKERGTASGYMGVLQVSGQVLGGVVGFLLPLASQAYLAALVNLVGAALSLRVIPEGPLKANPRPLAQALARPWGDRDFLLVYLTRFLVMLGFYLAQTYLQYYLADVVGAFQALGRSLAEEPFQAVALLGLLISLGAALASVPAGRASDKVGRKPLIYLSGAGLGLLMPFILLFPRYDLLLFLALFFGLFYGVYLAVDWALVSDVLRDPEAHATDMGLWQTSIVVPQVLAGAFGRPLDLLNAQGEGLGYTVLFLLAGAFFLLGAFLVAPIRRAR, encoded by the coding sequence ATGCACCACAGGCCTGGCTGGTTTCTTTCCCTTTCCGCCTACTGGTTCGCCACCAGCCTCAAGTGGTTTTTGGTCCTCCTGGTGATCCTGCCCGCCAAGGTGGCGGAGGTTTCCCCTCCGGAGGAGAAGGCCACCCGGTTGGGCTTTCTCTTCGGCCTGGGGGCGGTGATGGCCATCCTGGGTCCGCCCCTCATGGGCTACCTCTCCGACCGCCTGGGCCAGCGCCGGCCCTTTCTCCTCTTCGGAAGCCTCCTCACCGCCTTGGCCCTCCTCCTCCTGGTCCACGCGCCCACCTACGGCCTTCTCCTCCTGGCCTACCTCCTCCTGCAGGTGGCGGACGACCTGGCCACGGGGCCCTACTCCGCCCTGATCCCCGACCTGGTGCCCCGAAAGGAAAGGGGCACCGCCTCGGGGTACATGGGGGTCTTGCAGGTTTCCGGGCAGGTGCTGGGGGGGGTGGTGGGCTTCCTCCTGCCCCTGGCCTCCCAGGCTTACCTGGCCGCCCTGGTGAACCTTGTGGGGGCAGCCTTGAGCCTTCGGGTCATCCCTGAAGGCCCCCTCAAGGCCAACCCCCGGCCCCTGGCCCAGGCCTTGGCCCGGCCCTGGGGGGATCGGGATTTCCTCCTGGTCTACCTCACCCGCTTCCTGGTGATGTTGGGCTTCTACCTGGCCCAGACCTACCTTCAGTACTACCTGGCGGACGTGGTGGGTGCCTTCCAAGCCTTGGGGCGGTCCCTGGCCGAAGAGCCCTTCCAGGCGGTGGCCCTTTTGGGCCTCCTCATCTCCCTGGGGGCGGCCTTGGCCAGCGTGCCCGCGGGAAGGGCTTCGGACAAGGTGGGGCGCAAGCCCCTCATCTACCTTTCTGGGGCGGGGCTGGGCCTCCTCATGCCCTTTATCCTCCTCTTCCCCCGGTACGACCTCCTCCTCTTCCTGGCCCTCTTCTTTGGGCTTTTCTACGGGGTGTACCTGGCGGTGGACTGGGCTTTGGTGTCCGACGTCCTCCGGGACCCCGAGGCCCACGCCACGGACATGGGGCTGTGGCAGACCTCCATCGTGGTGCCCCAGGTGCTGGCGGGGGCCTTCGGTCGGCCCTTGGACCTCCTGAACGCCCAGGGGGAGGGTCTGGGCTATACGGTTCTTTTCCTCCTGGCGGGGGCCTTTTTCCTCCTGGGGGCCTTTTTGGTGGCCCCCATCCGCCGGGCCCGCTGA
- a CDS encoding TIGR04053 family radical SAM/SPASM domain-containing protein translates to MKPDLHRFPLLVAWEMTRACLLACQHCRASAVPDPLPGELSTEEGLALLRELATYTPKPILLPTGGDPLARPDLFLLLEEAKRLGLKVGITPAVTPRLTREVVARFKELGVHQMAISLDGATPEAHDGFRGVPGTFALALQALDWAREVGLMTQVNTTVTRSTAKELPGIAEILAEKGVATWEVFFLVPVGRGALLEQLSPEEYEEVMHLLYDLSRRYPFKVRTTEGPMFRRVALERRKKEGGEDGALVGEGRGVHLSDGFGFVFVSSTGEVYPSGFLPLSAGNVRERPLLEIYRNSPLFLELRNKALLKGKCGVCEYRELCGGSRARAWAETGDPLAADPRCAYIPKAWGQMPLA, encoded by the coding sequence ATGAAGCCCGACCTTCACCGCTTCCCCCTCCTGGTGGCCTGGGAGATGACCCGGGCCTGCCTGCTCGCCTGCCAGCACTGCCGGGCCTCGGCGGTGCCCGACCCCCTGCCCGGAGAGCTTTCCACCGAAGAAGGACTGGCCCTTCTCCGGGAGCTCGCCACCTACACCCCCAAGCCCATCCTGCTCCCCACCGGGGGCGACCCCCTGGCCCGGCCGGACCTCTTCCTCCTACTGGAGGAGGCCAAACGCCTGGGCCTTAAGGTGGGGATCACCCCCGCCGTCACCCCCAGGCTCACCCGGGAGGTGGTGGCCCGCTTCAAGGAGCTTGGCGTGCACCAGATGGCCATCTCCTTGGACGGGGCCACCCCCGAGGCCCACGACGGCTTCCGCGGGGTGCCGGGCACCTTCGCCCTGGCCCTACAGGCCCTGGACTGGGCCCGGGAGGTGGGCCTCATGACCCAGGTGAACACCACCGTCACCCGGAGCACCGCCAAGGAACTGCCGGGAATCGCCGAGATCCTGGCGGAGAAGGGCGTGGCCACCTGGGAGGTCTTCTTCCTGGTGCCCGTGGGCCGGGGAGCCCTTTTGGAGCAGCTTTCCCCGGAAGAATACGAGGAGGTGATGCACCTTCTTTACGATCTTTCCCGCCGCTACCCCTTCAAGGTGCGCACCACGGAAGGCCCCATGTTCCGCCGGGTGGCCCTGGAGCGCCGCAAGAAGGAGGGAGGGGAAGATGGGGCCCTAGTGGGGGAAGGGCGGGGGGTACACCTCTCCGACGGCTTCGGCTTCGTCTTCGTATCCTCCACAGGGGAGGTTTACCCCTCGGGCTTCCTGCCCCTTTCCGCAGGCAACGTGCGCGAGCGGCCCCTTTTGGAGATCTACCGAAACAGCCCCCTTTTCCTCGAGCTCCGCAACAAGGCCCTTCTAAAGGGCAAGTGCGGGGTCTGCGAGTACCGGGAGCTCTGCGGGGGCAGCCGGGCCCGGGCCTGGGCGGAAACCGGGGATCCCTTGGCCGCCGATCCCCGTTGCGCCTACATCCCCAAAGCCTGGGGACAAATGCCCCTGGCCTAG
- a CDS encoding MBL fold metallo-hydrolase, with amino-acid sequence MSGPEVLRFAANLYRVPTEEGYFLVDAGLAWEAKRLLPLLEPPPRLLFLTHHHTDHAGGAKALWERFRLPILAHPKEWPYLTKAKPRPPLPLPLLGSLLANLAPPLPQEALRPVEEGEAVFGWRVVALPGHTLGQVGLLREGVLIAGDALRGRGLPPRFINEDHALAQKTVRKILDLGVERVYIGHGGPLTRAEVEALARRLGV; translated from the coding sequence ATGAGCGGGCCTGAGGTCCTGCGCTTCGCCGCCAACCTCTACCGGGTGCCGACGGAAGAGGGGTACTTCCTGGTGGACGCGGGCCTTGCCTGGGAGGCCAAACGGCTTCTCCCCCTCCTGGAACCCCCGCCCAGGCTCCTTTTCCTCACCCACCACCACACCGACCACGCAGGCGGGGCCAAAGCGCTTTGGGAAAGGTTCCGCCTCCCCATCCTGGCCCACCCCAAGGAATGGCCCTACCTCACCAAGGCCAAGCCCCGCCCGCCCCTACCTCTCCCCCTCCTGGGTTCCCTCCTCGCCAACCTGGCCCCGCCCCTTCCCCAGGAGGCCTTAAGGCCCGTAGAGGAAGGGGAGGCCGTCTTCGGGTGGCGGGTGGTGGCGCTTCCTGGCCACACCCTGGGCCAGGTGGGGCTCCTCCGGGAAGGGGTCCTGATCGCCGGGGACGCCCTCAGGGGCCGGGGGCTTCCCCCCCGCTTCATCAACGAGGACCACGCCTTGGCCCAGAAGACGGTGCGCAAAATCCTGGACCTGGGGGTAGAAAGGGTCTACATCGGCCACGGCGGGCCCCTCACCCGGGCCGAGGTGGAGGCTTTGGCCCGTAGACTGGGGGTATGA
- the folP gene encoding dihydropteroate synthase — MLWLRDRTLDLSQPRIMGILNLTPDSFSDGGLYLDPERALEQAKALVAEGADLLDLGAESTRPGAEPVPVEEEKRRLLPVLEAVLALGVPVSVDTRKPEVAEEALKLGAHLINDVTGLRDERMVALCARYGVAAVVMHMPVPDPRTMMAHARYGDVVAEVKAFLKAQAEKALKAGVPQVVLDPGFGFGKLLEHNLALLRRLEEIVALGHPVLVGLSRKRSIGELTGVEEPAKRVIGSVAAHLFAAMKGARILRVHDVAAHREALAVWNALWG; from the coding sequence GTGCTCTGGCTTCGCGACCGCACTTTAGACCTCTCCCAGCCTCGGATCATGGGCATCCTCAACCTCACCCCCGACTCCTTCTCCGATGGCGGCCTCTACCTGGACCCGGAAAGGGCCCTGGAGCAGGCCAAAGCCCTGGTGGCCGAGGGGGCGGACCTCTTGGACTTAGGGGCCGAGTCCACCCGCCCAGGAGCGGAGCCCGTGCCCGTGGAGGAGGAGAAAAGGCGGCTCCTCCCCGTCCTGGAAGCCGTTCTTGCGCTGGGGGTGCCGGTGAGCGTGGACACCCGCAAGCCGGAGGTGGCGGAGGAGGCCTTAAAGCTAGGAGCGCACCTCATCAACGACGTGACGGGCCTTCGGGACGAGCGCATGGTGGCCCTCTGTGCCCGGTACGGGGTGGCGGCGGTGGTCATGCACATGCCCGTGCCTGACCCCAGGACCATGATGGCCCACGCCCGCTACGGGGACGTGGTGGCCGAGGTGAAGGCCTTCCTCAAGGCCCAGGCGGAAAAGGCCCTGAAGGCCGGGGTGCCCCAGGTGGTCCTAGACCCTGGCTTCGGCTTCGGCAAGCTCCTGGAGCACAACCTGGCCCTCCTCCGCCGGCTGGAGGAGATCGTGGCCCTGGGCCACCCCGTTTTGGTGGGGCTTTCCCGGAAACGCTCCATCGGGGAGCTCACGGGGGTGGAGGAACCCGCAAAAAGGGTCATCGGCTCCGTGGCCGCCCACCTTTTCGCCGCCATGAAGGGGGCCAGGATCCTTCGCGTCCACGACGTGGCCGCCCATCGGGAGGCCCTCGCGGTGTGGAACGCCCTTTGGGGATAG
- the moaC gene encoding cyclic pyranopterin monophosphate synthase MoaC encodes MDLTHFKDGRPHMVDVTEKPATLRTATAEAFVELTEEALAALEQGGVGKGDPLMVAQLAGIMAAKRTADLIPLCHPLPLTGVEVRLELLREERRVRIEATAKTKAETGVEMEALTACAVAALTVYDMLKAASKGLVISGVRLLHKAGGKSGEWRAS; translated from the coding sequence ATGGACCTCACCCACTTCAAGGACGGCAGGCCCCACATGGTGGACGTGACGGAAAAGCCCGCCACCTTGCGTACCGCCACCGCGGAAGCCTTCGTGGAGCTCACCGAGGAGGCCCTGGCTGCCCTGGAACAGGGCGGGGTGGGGAAGGGGGATCCCCTGATGGTGGCCCAGCTCGCGGGCATCATGGCCGCCAAAAGGACCGCGGACCTCATCCCCTTGTGCCACCCCCTGCCCCTTACCGGCGTGGAGGTGCGGCTGGAGCTTTTGCGGGAGGAAAGGCGGGTGCGCATCGAGGCCACCGCCAAGACCAAGGCAGAGACCGGGGTGGAGATGGAGGCCCTCACCGCCTGCGCCGTGGCCGCCCTCACCGTGTACGACATGCTGAAGGCCGCCTCCAAGGGGCTGGTCATCTCCGGGGTGCGCCTCCTCCACAAGGCAGGAGGGAAAAGCGGGGAGTGGCGGGCCTCCTGA
- a CDS encoding c-type cytochrome: protein MKRLLPTLLFLGLLALGQSPGAKLYSANCQSCHQATGQGLPGAFPPLTHLDKVVQAKGGREYLIRVVLYGLQGSLTVEGKTYNGVMPPFRQLKDQEVADLLNHILTTFAKSKAKPISAEEVKALRAKAMSPQDVLKSRPPVK from the coding sequence ATGAAGCGCCTCTTGCCCACCTTGCTCTTCCTGGGCCTTCTGGCCCTTGGGCAAAGCCCAGGGGCCAAGCTCTACTCCGCCAACTGCCAAAGCTGCCACCAAGCTACCGGCCAGGGGCTTCCCGGAGCCTTCCCGCCCCTCACCCACCTGGACAAGGTGGTCCAGGCCAAGGGGGGCCGGGAGTACCTGATCCGGGTGGTGCTCTACGGCCTGCAGGGCAGCCTCACCGTGGAGGGCAAGACCTACAACGGGGTCATGCCCCCCTTCCGCCAGCTCAAGGACCAGGAGGTGGCCGACCTCCTGAACCACATCCTCACCACCTTCGCCAAGTCCAAGGCCAAGCCCATAAGCGCCGAGGAGGTGAAGGCCCTGCGGGCCAAGGCCATGTCCCCGCAGGATGTGCTCAAGTCTCGTCCCCCGGTCAAGTAG
- a CDS encoding TetR/AcrR family transcriptional regulator yields MRSLTDPVEARLLQAALELLAERGYRGATTKEIARRAGVSEVTLFRRFGSKEALLQRALSAFVPHGLLERLPGAEAPLEAGLRALLEAYLDLVEGRRALLPKLLAELLRHPELKAQGLLAAMEGVVGFFRAKQEAGALWRGEPPEELALAFLGPLMARFLLGEALGVRLALDKEAYVRGYLEGRYGGG; encoded by the coding sequence ATGCGCTCACTTACAGACCCCGTGGAGGCCCGGCTTCTCCAGGCGGCCTTGGAACTCCTGGCGGAGCGGGGGTACCGGGGGGCCACCACCAAGGAGATCGCCCGGCGGGCGGGGGTGAGCGAGGTGACCCTCTTCCGCCGCTTCGGGAGCAAGGAGGCCCTCCTGCAACGGGCCCTTTCCGCCTTCGTTCCCCATGGGCTTCTGGAGCGCTTACCGGGGGCGGAGGCCCCTCTGGAGGCGGGCTTGAGGGCGCTTTTGGAGGCCTACCTGGACCTCGTGGAGGGCCGCCGGGCTCTCCTGCCTAAGCTCCTCGCCGAGCTCCTGCGCCACCCGGAGCTGAAGGCCCAGGGGCTTTTGGCGGCCATGGAGGGGGTGGTGGGCTTCTTCCGCGCTAAGCAGGAGGCGGGGGCGCTCTGGCGGGGGGAGCCCCCGGAGGAGCTGGCCCTGGCCTTTTTGGGCCCCCTCATGGCCCGCTTCCTCCTGGGGGAGGCCTTGGGGGTGCGCTTGGCCCTGGACAAGGAGGCCTACGTGCGGGGATACCTGGAGGGAAGGTATGGTGGAGGCTGA
- a CDS encoding LabA-like NYN domain-containing protein yields the protein MERVAIFIDGSNLYKGLVQHLGPDYRLNFVEFISLLTAGRRLLRAYYYNAPLPPEDPAAKAHQSFLNYLKRVPYVAVRLGRLERRADGFVEKGVDIQIAIDILRLAYANAYDVAVLVSGDGDFAEVVRVVQDMGKQVENTTFHALSSHRLAQQADRFYPLDDFPWERLRAQSLPQAPESGE from the coding sequence ATGGAAAGGGTGGCCATATTTATCGACGGCTCCAACCTGTACAAGGGGTTGGTGCAGCACCTGGGGCCGGACTATCGGCTTAACTTTGTGGAGTTTATCAGCCTTCTCACCGCCGGACGTAGGCTCCTTCGCGCCTACTATTACAACGCCCCCCTGCCCCCGGAAGACCCCGCGGCCAAGGCCCACCAGAGCTTCCTCAACTACCTAAAGCGGGTGCCCTACGTGGCCGTGCGCCTAGGAAGGCTCGAGCGGCGGGCGGACGGCTTCGTGGAGAAGGGGGTGGACATCCAGATCGCCATCGACATCCTGCGCCTGGCTTACGCCAACGCCTACGACGTGGCGGTGCTGGTCTCCGGGGACGGGGACTTCGCCGAGGTGGTGCGGGTGGTGCAGGACATGGGCAAGCAGGTGGAGAACACCACCTTCCACGCCCTTTCCTCCCACCGCCTGGCGCAGCAGGCGGACCGCTTCTACCCTCTGGACGACTTCCCTTGGGAGCGCCTTCGGGCGCAGAGCCTGCCCCAGGCCCCTGAAAGCGGCGAGTAA
- a CDS encoding PspA/IM30 family protein has product MNLLDRISRLIRANLNDLLRRAEDPEKIMEQALLDMKEALREAREQVAAAMAEGKRLEREVESHLKEAALWEEKAKEALQAGREDLAKEALKRRKRALDLAEGFRQQAEEQKALIDRLMTQLKALEAKIDEAEARKKLLLARKKGVEAAEAVRRMESRLDQHPALEAFEEMEARILAMEDRHEALKELDGRDLEKELAALSAEKELEEELARLKRELGQS; this is encoded by the coding sequence ATGAACCTACTGGACCGCATCAGCCGCCTCATCCGGGCGAACCTGAACGACCTGTTGCGCCGGGCGGAGGACCCGGAAAAGATCATGGAGCAAGCGCTTTTGGACATGAAGGAAGCCCTTAGGGAAGCCCGGGAGCAGGTGGCGGCCGCCATGGCCGAGGGCAAGCGCCTGGAACGGGAGGTGGAAAGCCACCTGAAGGAGGCCGCCCTTTGGGAGGAGAAGGCCAAGGAAGCCCTGCAGGCGGGCCGGGAGGACCTGGCCAAGGAAGCCCTCAAGCGCAGGAAGCGGGCTTTGGACCTGGCCGAGGGCTTCCGGCAGCAGGCGGAGGAACAAAAGGCCCTCATCGACCGGCTCATGACCCAGCTCAAGGCCCTCGAGGCCAAGATCGACGAGGCTGAGGCCCGCAAGAAGCTCCTCCTGGCCCGCAAGAAGGGGGTGGAGGCCGCCGAGGCCGTGCGCCGCATGGAGTCGCGGCTGGACCAGCATCCCGCCCTCGAGGCCTTCGAGGAGATGGAGGCCCGCATCCTGGCCATGGAGGACCGGCACGAGGCCCTGAAGGAGCTGGACGGCCGGGACCTGGAAAAGGAGCTCGCCGCCCTCTCCGCGGAAAAGGAGCTGGAGGAGGAACTCGCCCGCCTGAAACGGGAGCTTGGCCAGTCCTGA
- the folB gene encoding dihydroneopterin aldolase, whose amino-acid sequence MGEIALLGLEFYGRHGVRPEEGRLGARFVVDLWLRVPFEGRGDRLEETVDYAAVYALVEEVVRHRRFYLIEALADHLAEELLRAFPRLEGVRVRVHKPHAPIPGVFRDVYAETEKVRS is encoded by the coding sequence ATGGGGGAGATCGCCCTTTTGGGCCTGGAGTTCTACGGCCGCCACGGAGTGAGGCCCGAGGAAGGCCGGCTTGGAGCCCGGTTTGTGGTGGACCTCTGGCTTAGGGTGCCCTTTGAGGGCAGGGGGGACCGGCTGGAGGAAACCGTGGACTACGCCGCGGTCTACGCCCTGGTGGAGGAGGTGGTGCGCCACCGGCGCTTCTACCTGATCGAGGCCCTGGCCGACCACCTGGCGGAGGAACTCCTTAGGGCCTTTCCCCGCCTCGAGGGAGTGCGGGTGCGGGTGCACAAGCCCCACGCCCCCATCCCCGGGGTCTTCCGCGACGTGTACGCGGAAACGGAAAAAGTGCGCTCCTAA